A single region of the Anopheles funestus chromosome X, idAnoFuneDA-416_04, whole genome shotgun sequence genome encodes:
- the LOC125767317 gene encoding uncharacterized protein LOC125767317 yields the protein MKVLLLALMLLCVVLGATEAARCIRDNSNGEPGCKTKEEIDQGYWRHNYDPTRYWECTKLNERAILRSCQDQAFHPTQLDCVDWNDWEWEPVCAPLSRPDQ from the exons ATGAAAG TGTTACTGCTAGCGTTGATGCTGCTGTGTGTGGTGCTGGGTGCTACTGAGGCAGCCCGGTGTATACGAGACAACAGCAACGGTGAGCCTGGATGCAAAACGAAGGAAGAAATCGACCAAGGCTACTGGCGCCACAACTACGATCCGACGCGCTACTGGGAGTGCACGAAGTTGAACGAGCGTGCCATCTTGCGCTCGTGTCAGGATCAGGCGTTCCATCCGACGCAGCTCGACTGTGTCGACTGGAATGACTGGGAGTGGGAACCGGTGTGCGCTCCACTCTCCCGACCAGACCAGTAG
- the LOC125767295 gene encoding uncharacterized protein LOC125767295, whose protein sequence is MWCSDWDTLQKKTKKKQHQNFMMVLKVGGSWKQLIVLLFAMASCCVAAPANGLAVFADNSLCPEPRCVTYEEINTLWTIPDPAYFLQCRPDVTGDWSLEQMPCAPATLFSFRHQVCVHVEYWEGCDGSTPSTLPTTAETTEDPGTTEITPEVTPEVTPEVTPEVTPEVTPEVTPEVTPEVTPEVTPEVTPEVTPEVTPDATPDATPGLDPCGAPECDTYVHINTLWTHPSYDYFYQCHPINGIWEPIAMPCAPPTLFSFRQQVCVLPEYWETPDCVVVMSQLSIG, encoded by the coding sequence ATGTGGTGCAGTGACTGGGATACtctacagaaaaaaacgaagaaaaaacagcatcaaaaTTTCATGATGGTACTGAAAGTTGGTGGCAGTTGGAAGCAGTTGATTGTGTTGCTGTTCGCAATGGCTAGCTGTTGCGTTGCCGCACCTGCCAACGGTTTGGCGGTGTTTGCTGACAATTCGCTGTGTCCGGAACCGAGATGTGTAACGTACGAGGAAATCAACACGCTCTGGACGATACCGGATCCGGCCTATTTCCTCCAGTGTCGTCCAGATGTAACCGGTGACTGGTCATTGGAGCAGATGCCCTGCGCACCTGCAACGCTGTTCAGCTTTAGGCATCAGGTATGCGTCCATGTCGAGTACTGGGAGGGATGCGACGGTTCAACACCTTCAACACTCCCAACCACGGCCGAAACGACCGAAGATCCAGGCACTACAGAAATAACGCCAGAAGTAACGCCAGAAGTAACGCCAGAAGTAACACCTGAAGTAACACCAGAAGTAACGCCAGAAGTAACGCCAGAAGTCACACCTGAAGTAACACCTGAAGTAACGCCAGAAGTCACACCTGAAGTAACGCCAGAAGTAACACCAGATGCAACGCCAGACGCAACGCCAGGATTGGATCCGTGTGGTGCACCGGAGTGTGACACCTACGTACATATCAATACCCTTTGGACGCATCCATCGTACGACTACTTCTACCAGTGTCACCCGATCAATGGAATTTGGGAACCGATCGCGATGCCGTGCGCACCGCCGACATTGTTTAGCTTCCGGCAGCAGGTGTGCGTACTGCCGGAGTATTGGGAAACACCCGACTGTGTTGTTGTTATGAGCCAATTATCAATCGGCTAA